From Ramlibacter tataouinensis, the proteins below share one genomic window:
- a CDS encoding carbohydrate ABC transporter permease, with protein sequence MRSLFLVVYIVLALLPIYWMVNMSFKTNNEILSSFSMIPQEFTWQNYRNIFTDASWYSGYINSLIYVAINTVISLTVALPAAYAFSRYSFLGDKHVFFWLLTNRMTPPAVFLLPFFQLYTTVGLMDTHIAVALAHLLFNVPLAVWILEGFMSGIPREIDETAYIDGYSFPRFFVTIFLPLIKAGVGVAAFFCFMFSWVELLLARTLTSVNAKPIVATMTRTVSAAGMDWATLAAAGVLTIVPGAIVIWFVRNYIAKGFAMGRV encoded by the coding sequence GTGAGATCGCTGTTCCTCGTCGTCTACATCGTGCTGGCGCTCCTGCCCATCTACTGGATGGTCAACATGAGCTTCAAGACCAACAACGAGATCCTTTCCAGTTTCTCGATGATCCCGCAGGAGTTCACCTGGCAGAACTACAGGAACATCTTCACCGATGCGTCCTGGTACTCCGGCTACATCAACAGCCTGATCTACGTGGCGATCAATACCGTGATCTCGCTCACGGTGGCCCTGCCCGCGGCCTATGCGTTCTCGCGCTACAGCTTCCTGGGCGACAAGCATGTGTTCTTCTGGCTGCTCACCAACCGCATGACGCCGCCGGCGGTGTTCCTGCTGCCCTTTTTCCAGCTCTACACCACCGTGGGGCTGATGGACACGCACATTGCGGTGGCGCTGGCGCACCTGTTGTTCAACGTGCCGCTGGCCGTGTGGATCCTTGAAGGCTTCATGAGCGGTATTCCGCGCGAGATCGACGAGACGGCCTACATCGACGGCTACTCGTTCCCGCGCTTCTTCGTGACGATCTTCCTGCCGCTGATCAAGGCCGGCGTGGGCGTGGCCGCGTTCTTCTGTTTCATGTTCAGCTGGGTGGAACTGCTGCTGGCGCGCACGCTGACCAGCGTCAACGCCAAGCCCATCGTGGCCACCATGACCCGCACCGTCTCGGCCGCCGGCATGGACTGGGCGACGCTGGCCGCGGCCGGCGTGCTCACCATCGTGCCCGGCGCCATCGTGATCTGGTTCGTTCGCAACTACATCGCCAAAGGCTTCGCGATGGGCCGCGTCTAG
- a CDS encoding ABC transporter ATP-binding protein — protein sequence MARIDLDLAHTYKANPQDDSDWALLPLKMSFSDGGAYALLGPSGCGKTTMLNIISGLVEPSQGHVKFDGQDVTRASPQERNIAQVFQFPVIYDTMTVAENLAFPLRNRKLPPQQIAKRVGEIAEMLELSGQLNQRAAGLAADAKQKISLGRGLVRSDVSAVLFDEPLTVIDPHLKWQLRRKLKQIHHELKLTLIYVTHDQVEALTFAEQVVVMTRGRAVQMGSADALFERPQHTFVGHFIGSPGMNFLPAQATAGELRIAGTSLSVPATRTLPEGDIKLGLRPEYVKVTQPATPGALPAQVTQLQDIGTYLILTAAIAGQPVKARLAPDSQKPQAGDTVWLQMLGEHTCFYKNEELVQ from the coding sequence ATGGCCCGAATCGACCTCGACCTGGCCCACACCTACAAGGCCAATCCGCAGGACGACAGCGACTGGGCGCTGCTGCCTTTGAAGATGTCGTTCAGCGATGGCGGCGCCTATGCGCTACTCGGCCCCTCGGGCTGCGGCAAGACCACCATGCTCAACATCATCTCGGGCCTGGTGGAGCCTTCGCAGGGCCACGTGAAGTTCGACGGCCAGGACGTCACGCGCGCCAGCCCGCAGGAGCGCAACATCGCCCAGGTGTTCCAGTTCCCGGTGATTTACGACACCATGACCGTGGCCGAGAACCTGGCCTTTCCCTTGCGCAATCGCAAGTTGCCGCCGCAGCAGATCGCCAAGCGCGTGGGCGAAATCGCCGAGATGCTGGAGCTGTCCGGCCAGTTGAACCAGCGCGCCGCCGGGCTCGCCGCCGACGCCAAGCAGAAGATATCGCTGGGCCGCGGCCTGGTGCGGTCCGACGTGTCGGCGGTGCTGTTCGACGAGCCGCTGACGGTGATCGATCCGCACCTGAAGTGGCAGCTGCGCCGCAAGCTCAAGCAGATCCATCACGAGCTCAAGCTGACGCTGATCTACGTCACGCACGACCAGGTCGAGGCGCTCACCTTCGCCGAGCAGGTGGTGGTGATGACGCGCGGCCGGGCGGTGCAGATGGGCAGTGCGGATGCGCTCTTCGAGCGGCCGCAGCACACCTTCGTCGGGCACTTCATCGGCTCGCCCGGCATGAACTTCCTGCCGGCGCAGGCCACCGCAGGTGAACTTCGCATCGCGGGCACCTCGCTGTCGGTGCCCGCAACGCGGACGCTGCCGGAGGGGGACATCAAGCTGGGCCTGCGCCCCGAGTATGTAAAGGTCACGCAGCCCGCGACCCCCGGCGCCCTCCCGGCCCAGGTCACGCAGTTGCAGGACATCGGCACCTACCTGATTCTCACCGCCGCCATCGCGGGCCAGCCGGTCAAGGCCCGGCTCGCACCCGACTCGCAGAAGCCGCAGGCGGGCGACACCGTCTGGCTGCAGATGCTCGGCGAGCACACCTGCTTCTACAAGAACGAGGAGCTCGTGCAATGA
- a CDS encoding DUF2160 domain-containing protein produces the protein MFDWMVWTTPVAVFFTCVVLMLVGMTVWEFKSPTTMTKGFLPIATTRGDRLFIGLLTAGYINLAFIGLAGKFTTWFGLEQEPSIWISFVVSMAVLALIMRRG, from the coding sequence ATGTTCGACTGGATGGTCTGGACCACGCCGGTGGCAGTCTTCTTCACCTGCGTCGTGCTGATGCTGGTGGGCATGACCGTGTGGGAATTCAAGTCTCCCACCACGATGACCAAGGGGTTCCTGCCGATCGCCACCACCCGGGGCGACCGGCTTTTCATCGGCCTGCTCACCGCGGGCTACATCAACCTGGCCTTCATTGGGTTGGCAGGCAAGTTCACCACATGGTTCGGACTGGAGCAGGAACCCAGCATCTGGATCAGTTTCGTGGTGTCCATGGCCGTCCTGGCGCTGATCATGCGCCGCGGCTAG
- a CDS encoding HAD family hydrolase has product MALAMPPTPVSSAWTRRAFGICAGLLATGVIGLGGCASSPASSGADALPSWNDGPARQAIVNFVNQVTREGPGYVPPVERIAVFDNDGTLWSEQPLYFQFVFMLDQVKAAAPQHPEWRSHPAFQAMASGDHAALAGNEKAMLELVLAANAGMTAEDYDSRIRAWLAQARHPKTGRLYTDMVYQPQLELLAYLRAHGFKTYIVSGGTVDFMRTWSERVYGIPPEQVVGSFIPLRYELKDGKPALVRQPGMDVNDGPTKPVGIARQIGRRPILAFGNSDGDLQMLEYTAAGAGPRLALLLHHDDADREFAYDRQSHVGKLDKAWDEALAKRWTVVSMKSDWKQVWPATK; this is encoded by the coding sequence ATGGCGCTCGCCATGCCACCGACCCCCGTCTCAAGCGCTTGGACGCGGCGTGCCTTTGGCATCTGCGCCGGGCTGCTTGCGACTGGCGTTATCGGCCTGGGCGGCTGTGCCAGCTCGCCGGCCTCATCCGGCGCCGATGCCCTCCCCTCCTGGAATGACGGCCCGGCCCGGCAGGCCATCGTGAATTTCGTCAACCAGGTGACGCGCGAAGGCCCCGGCTACGTGCCGCCGGTCGAACGCATCGCCGTGTTCGACAACGATGGCACCCTGTGGAGCGAACAGCCGCTGTACTTCCAGTTCGTCTTCATGCTGGATCAGGTGAAGGCGGCCGCGCCGCAGCACCCCGAGTGGCGCAGCCATCCCGCCTTCCAGGCGATGGCCTCCGGCGACCACGCGGCCTTGGCGGGCAACGAAAAGGCGATGCTCGAATTGGTGCTGGCCGCCAACGCCGGCATGACGGCCGAGGACTACGACAGCCGCATCCGCGCCTGGCTGGCCCAGGCGCGCCATCCCAAGACGGGCCGGCTCTACACCGACATGGTCTACCAGCCGCAACTGGAGCTGCTGGCCTACCTGCGGGCGCACGGCTTCAAGACCTACATTGTCTCGGGCGGCACCGTCGACTTCATGCGGACCTGGAGCGAACGGGTCTACGGCATCCCGCCCGAGCAGGTGGTGGGCTCGTTCATTCCGCTCAGGTACGAACTGAAGGACGGCAAGCCCGCGCTGGTGCGCCAACCCGGCATGGACGTCAACGACGGCCCGACCAAGCCTGTGGGCATCGCCCGCCAGATCGGCCGGCGCCCCATCCTCGCCTTCGGCAACTCGGACGGCGACCTGCAGATGCTGGAGTACACCGCCGCGGGCGCCGGACCGCGCCTGGCCCTGTTGCTGCATCACGACGACGCGGATCGCGAATTCGCCTACGACCGGCAAAGCCATGTCGGCAAGCTCGACAAGGCCTGGGACGAGGCCCTGGCGAAACGCTGGACCGTGGTCAGCATGAAGTCCGACTGGAAGCAGGTCTGGCCGGCCACGAAGTAG
- a CDS encoding ABC transporter substrate-binding protein encodes MKIKYTALAIAAALAVGSQAWADEAAARKWVDSEFQPSSLNKDQQLAEMKWFIDTARKLQAKGVKEVSVVSETITTHEYESKTLAKAFEEITGIRVKHDLIQEGDVVEKLQTSMQSGKSIYDGWISDSDLIGTHYRYGKIMNLTDYMAGKGKEWTNPGLDIKDFIGTSFTTAPDKKLYQLPDQQFANLYWFRADLFARQDLKDKFKAKYGYDLGVPLNWSAYEDIADFFTNDVKTIDGKPIYGHMDYGKKDPSLGWRFTDAWLSMAGTADIGIPNGKPVDEWGIRTSPDGCTPLGASVSRGGATNSPAAVYALTKYVDWMKKYSPKEATGMTFGEAGPVPAQGQIAQQIFWYTAFTADMTKAGLPVVNADGTPKWRMAPGPNGPYWKQGMQNGYQDVGSWTFFANHDADRTAAAWLYAQFITSKTVSTKKSIVGLTFIRESDIQHDYFTKNAAKYGGLIEFYRSPARVAWTPTGTNVPDYPKLAQLWWKNVAQAVTGEKTPQAAMDTLADEMDQVMARLERAGMAKCPPKLNPKGDPAKWLSDKGAPWAKLANEKPKGETIAYEKLLQAWKDGKVR; translated from the coding sequence ATGAAGATCAAATACACCGCGCTTGCAATCGCCGCCGCGCTAGCGGTCGGCAGCCAGGCCTGGGCTGACGAGGCCGCGGCCAGGAAGTGGGTGGACAGCGAATTCCAGCCGTCCTCGCTGAACAAGGATCAGCAGCTGGCCGAGATGAAGTGGTTCATCGACACGGCCAGGAAGCTGCAGGCCAAGGGCGTGAAGGAGGTCTCGGTGGTCTCCGAGACGATCACGACGCACGAGTACGAATCGAAGACGCTGGCCAAGGCCTTCGAGGAGATCACCGGCATCAGGGTCAAGCACGACCTGATCCAGGAAGGCGACGTGGTCGAAAAGCTGCAGACCTCGATGCAGTCCGGCAAGTCGATCTACGACGGCTGGATCTCCGACAGCGACCTGATCGGCACGCACTACCGCTACGGCAAGATCATGAACCTGACCGATTACATGGCGGGCAAGGGCAAGGAGTGGACCAATCCGGGCCTCGACATCAAGGACTTCATCGGCACCAGCTTCACGACCGCGCCGGACAAGAAGCTGTACCAGCTGCCGGACCAGCAGTTCGCCAATCTGTACTGGTTCCGCGCCGACCTGTTCGCGCGCCAGGACCTCAAGGACAAGTTCAAGGCCAAGTACGGCTATGACCTGGGCGTGCCGCTGAACTGGAGCGCCTACGAGGACATCGCCGACTTCTTCACCAATGACGTCAAGACGATCGACGGCAAGCCGATCTACGGGCACATGGACTACGGCAAGAAGGACCCGTCGCTCGGCTGGCGCTTCACCGACGCGTGGCTGTCGATGGCGGGCACCGCCGACATCGGCATCCCGAACGGCAAGCCGGTCGACGAGTGGGGCATCCGCACCTCGCCCGACGGCTGCACGCCGCTGGGCGCATCGGTCTCGCGCGGGGGAGCCACCAACTCGCCGGCGGCGGTGTACGCGCTGACCAAGTATGTCGACTGGATGAAGAAGTACTCGCCCAAGGAGGCCACCGGCATGACCTTCGGCGAGGCCGGACCGGTGCCGGCGCAAGGCCAGATCGCGCAGCAGATCTTCTGGTACACGGCCTTCACTGCCGACATGACCAAGGCCGGCCTGCCTGTGGTCAATGCCGACGGGACGCCCAAGTGGCGCATGGCGCCCGGGCCCAACGGGCCGTACTGGAAGCAGGGCATGCAGAACGGCTACCAAGACGTCGGCTCCTGGACCTTCTTCGCCAACCATGACGCAGACCGGACGGCGGCCGCCTGGCTGTATGCGCAGTTCATCACCTCGAAGACGGTGTCGACCAAGAAGTCGATCGTCGGCCTGACCTTCATCCGCGAGAGCGACATCCAGCATGACTACTTCACCAAGAATGCGGCCAAGTACGGCGGGCTGATCGAGTTCTACCGCAGCCCGGCTCGGGTCGCGTGGACGCCCACCGGCACCAACGTGCCGGATTACCCGAAGCTCGCGCAGTTGTGGTGGAAGAACGTGGCACAGGCCGTGACCGGTGAGAAGACACCGCAGGCGGCGATGGACACGCTGGCCGACGAGATGGACCAGGTGATGGCCCGCCTGGAGCGCGCCGGCATGGCCAAGTGCCCGCCCAAGCTCAATCCCAAGGGCGACCCCGCCAAGTGGCTGAGCGACAAGGGTGCGCCCTGGGCGAAGCTGGCAAACGAGAAGCCGAAGGGCGAGACCATCGCCTACGAAAAGCTGCTGCAGGCGTGGAAGGACGGGAAGGTCCGCTGA
- a CDS encoding carbohydrate ABC transporter permease, with amino-acid sequence MSTFTKPVNQKAWLLVLPVLLCVAFSAILPLMTVVNYSVQDIISPERRVFVGTEWFASVMRDEDLHGALLRQLTFSLAVLVVQIPLGILLALSMPAHGWKASLVLVLVALPLLIPWNVVGTIWQIYGRADIGLLGAVLEWLGIDYSYTGNARDAWLTVLAMDVWHWTPLVALLCFAGLRSIPDAYYQAARIDGASRLAVFRYIQLPKLRGVLMIAVLLRFMDSFMIYTEPFVLTGGGPGNATTFLSQFLTQKAVGQFDLGPAAAFSLIYFLIILLLCFILYNWMQRVGTQERKEPAP; translated from the coding sequence ATGAGCACGTTCACCAAACCGGTGAACCAGAAGGCCTGGCTGCTGGTACTTCCGGTGCTTCTGTGCGTGGCGTTCTCCGCCATCCTGCCCTTGATGACCGTGGTCAACTACTCGGTGCAGGACATCATCTCGCCTGAGCGGCGTGTGTTCGTCGGCACCGAATGGTTCGCCTCGGTGATGCGTGACGAAGACCTGCATGGTGCGCTGTTGCGCCAGCTGACGTTCTCGCTGGCCGTGCTCGTCGTGCAAATCCCGCTCGGCATCCTGCTGGCCCTGTCCATGCCTGCCCACGGCTGGAAAGCCTCGCTGGTGCTGGTGCTGGTGGCCTTGCCGCTGCTGATTCCGTGGAACGTGGTGGGCACCATCTGGCAGATCTACGGGCGGGCCGACATCGGCCTCCTGGGCGCGGTGCTGGAATGGCTGGGTATCGACTACAGCTACACGGGCAACGCCCGCGACGCCTGGCTCACCGTGCTGGCGATGGACGTGTGGCACTGGACCCCGCTGGTCGCCTTGCTCTGCTTTGCCGGCCTGCGCTCGATTCCCGACGCCTACTACCAGGCGGCCCGCATCGACGGCGCCAGCAGGCTGGCCGTGTTCCGCTACATCCAGCTGCCGAAGCTGCGCGGGGTGCTGATGATCGCGGTGCTGCTGCGCTTCATGGACAGCTTCATGATCTATACGGAGCCCTTCGTCCTCACCGGCGGCGGCCCGGGCAACGCCACGACATTCCTCTCGCAGTTCCTCACGCAGAAAGCGGTGGGCCAGTTCGACCTGGGGCCGGCCGCCGCCTTCTCGCTGATCTACTTCCTCATCATCCTGCTTCTGTGCTTCATCCTCTACAACTGGATGCAGCGTGTCGGCACACAGGAGCGGAAGGAGCCGGCGCCGTGA
- a CDS encoding aromatic-ring-hydroxylating dioxygenase subunit beta, which produces MSKPNNAIPTAGPDFEHLLAPGAIAAPDGAPAVGEGQAPAAPPSRSATDARARPRPGLMVDGALQHEVEQLLFLQAELLDGKHWQAFIDLFADDGVYWMPVTPEQHEWEGSPSIFAEDKLMMEIRKGRVSHPNAWSQAPMWETNHVVSHVAIESASPAGIQVRSRFHMMELRRDDIRHFGGSYRHTLVRDTAGLLRIKLQRVDLFNSQAPFEYVLQIWV; this is translated from the coding sequence ATGAGCAAACCGAACAACGCGATCCCGACGGCGGGCCCGGACTTCGAACATTTGCTGGCGCCGGGTGCGATCGCCGCCCCCGATGGCGCACCGGCGGTGGGTGAAGGTCAAGCACCGGCCGCCCCGCCGTCGCGTTCAGCAACCGACGCACGCGCGCGGCCCAGGCCCGGCTTGATGGTCGATGGCGCGCTCCAGCACGAAGTGGAACAATTGCTTTTCCTGCAGGCCGAACTGCTCGATGGCAAGCATTGGCAGGCCTTCATCGACCTGTTCGCCGACGACGGTGTGTACTGGATGCCGGTGACTCCCGAGCAGCACGAATGGGAGGGCTCGCCTTCGATCTTCGCGGAAGACAAGCTGATGATGGAGATCCGCAAGGGCCGGGTCTCGCATCCCAATGCGTGGTCGCAGGCGCCGATGTGGGAGACCAATCACGTGGTCAGCCACGTGGCGATCGAGTCGGCGAGCCCGGCCGGGATCCAGGTCCGTTCGCGCTTCCATATGATGGAGCTTCGGCGCGACGACATCCGCCATTTCGGCGGCAGCTACCGGCACACGCTGGTGCGCGACACGGCGGGCTTGCTGCGCATCAAGCTGCAGCGCGTCGATCTGTTCAACAGCCAGGCACCCTTCGAGTACGTGCTGCAGATCTGGGTATGA
- a CDS encoding aromatic ring-hydroxylating dioxygenase subunit alpha, with amino-acid sequence MNLTPLVEPDRVHKSVYTNPAIFDVEMEKIWEKVWVYCGHESQVPAPGDYHAVTIGRQPMIMVRQADGSVGVLYNRCPHRGVQLVGNLKGHAGNSFVCSYHAWSFFLDGSVRAIPLAKGYEGTRMTKENPDCNVKRAARVDSYRGFVFASLAHDGPSLSEFLGEARVAFDDMCDRSPVGEVEVVPICHRVVQHSNWKFFMENQLDALHPSVTHQSTGIAAGRVEKRLKAERGAAPLYYHYLSAFASSFELWDSVQTINFPRGHGILKAYMGLRPQDPDTLEYEALLKQAYGEQKTEEYLSRSIHHVLVYPYLSVQSPLQQLRCLRPISADKTLSEIWHFRLKGAPEAIYRRSLWYYNLVNSPATMINADDLENWTKGQWGLASNGGDWVSFHRYAGDDRVENGVTYSNHGTSEAVMRNQFRAWTEYVSA; translated from the coding sequence ATGAACCTCACTCCCCTCGTCGAGCCTGATCGCGTTCACAAGAGTGTCTATACGAATCCCGCCATCTTCGATGTCGAGATGGAGAAGATCTGGGAGAAGGTCTGGGTCTACTGCGGCCATGAATCGCAAGTCCCTGCGCCGGGCGACTACCACGCGGTCACCATCGGCCGCCAGCCGATGATCATGGTGCGCCAGGCCGATGGCAGCGTCGGGGTGCTGTACAACCGCTGTCCGCACCGTGGTGTGCAGCTGGTTGGCAACCTCAAGGGTCATGCCGGCAACAGCTTCGTGTGCTCGTACCACGCATGGAGCTTCTTCCTCGACGGCAGCGTGCGCGCGATACCGCTCGCCAAAGGCTACGAGGGAACGCGCATGACGAAAGAAAATCCGGACTGCAACGTCAAGCGCGCGGCCCGGGTCGACAGCTACCGCGGCTTCGTGTTCGCCAGCCTCGCCCATGACGGGCCGTCGCTGAGCGAGTTCCTCGGCGAAGCGCGCGTCGCGTTCGACGACATGTGCGATCGCTCGCCGGTCGGCGAAGTCGAGGTCGTGCCCATCTGCCACCGCGTGGTGCAGCACTCGAACTGGAAGTTCTTCATGGAGAACCAGCTCGATGCCTTGCACCCGTCGGTGACGCACCAATCGACCGGGATTGCCGCGGGTCGTGTCGAGAAGCGTTTGAAGGCCGAACGCGGCGCGGCGCCGCTTTACTACCACTACCTGTCCGCCTTCGCCTCCAGCTTCGAGCTGTGGGATAGCGTGCAGACGATCAACTTCCCGCGCGGCCACGGCATCCTCAAGGCCTACATGGGGCTGCGCCCGCAGGACCCGGACACGCTGGAGTACGAAGCGCTGCTCAAGCAAGCGTATGGCGAGCAGAAGACGGAGGAGTATCTCTCGCGCAGCATCCACCACGTGCTCGTGTACCCCTACCTGTCGGTGCAATCGCCGCTGCAGCAGCTGCGCTGCCTGCGGCCGATTTCGGCCGACAAGACGCTCTCCGAAATCTGGCATTTCCGCCTCAAGGGCGCGCCCGAGGCGATCTACCGGCGCAGCCTCTGGTACTACAACCTCGTGAACTCACCGGCGACCATGATCAATGCCGACGACCTGGAAAACTGGACCAAGGGCCAGTGGGGCCTGGCCTCGAACGGTGGCGACTGGGTGAGCTTTCATCGCTATGCCGGCGACGACCGGGTGGAGAACGGCGTCACCTATTCGAACCACGGCACGTCCGAGGCGGTCATGCGCAACCAATTTCGCGCGTGGACCGAATACGTGAGCGCATGA
- a CDS encoding transporter has product MTFPWHSAWTSLLLTFSFAPLALATEGGGGRPITGQQIAEGAGVVPPEPGFVVTLASIYYDGELKAGKQVPLIGAVSSGMDSRVSYNLANLTYVWNTGPGRWNFASGIGLPLQYTDIRASLTTPRAGIGTSDSSTQLSDLYLMPISAGYHISKTEHFSLSLPIYAPTGAYDVNRLANAGQNTWTFMPSVGYTRLGEASEFSALAAFEFYTPNHATDYHSGVLFRLDALWTTKVAAAWQLGVAGGWIEQVTDDKGATADRLDGFRGRSIGLGPIANWTGKLWNMPGTFSVRWVPEFEARNRPKGNGVQASLNLSLF; this is encoded by the coding sequence ATGACGTTTCCTTGGCATTCGGCTTGGACGAGTTTGCTGCTCACCTTCTCGTTCGCCCCGTTGGCGCTGGCCACTGAAGGCGGGGGCGGCCGGCCGATCACCGGCCAGCAGATCGCCGAGGGCGCCGGGGTGGTCCCGCCCGAGCCGGGGTTCGTTGTGACACTGGCCAGCATCTACTACGACGGTGAGCTCAAGGCCGGGAAGCAGGTGCCCCTCATCGGCGCGGTCAGTTCCGGCATGGACTCGCGCGTCTCGTATAACCTGGCGAACCTGACGTATGTCTGGAACACGGGTCCCGGCCGCTGGAACTTCGCCTCCGGCATCGGACTGCCCCTGCAGTACACCGACATCCGCGCCAGCCTCACCACGCCGCGCGCGGGCATCGGAACGAGCGACTCGTCGACGCAACTGTCAGATCTGTACCTCATGCCCATTTCCGCGGGCTATCACATCAGCAAGACCGAACACTTCTCCTTGTCGCTGCCGATCTACGCCCCGACGGGTGCATACGACGTCAACCGGCTGGCCAATGCCGGACAGAACACCTGGACCTTCATGCCCAGCGTGGGCTACACCAGGCTCGGCGAGGCCTCGGAGTTCTCGGCCCTGGCGGCCTTCGAGTTCTACACGCCCAACCACGCGACTGACTATCACAGCGGCGTCCTGTTCCGGCTCGATGCGCTGTGGACCACCAAGGTGGCGGCGGCGTGGCAGCTCGGCGTGGCCGGTGGCTGGATCGAGCAGGTGACCGACGACAAGGGGGCAACGGCCGACCGGCTCGACGGCTTTCGCGGCCGCTCGATCGGCCTCGGGCCGATCGCCAACTGGACCGGCAAGTTGTGGAACATGCCCGGCACCTTCAGCGTGCGATGGGTGCCGGAGTTCGAAGCGCGCAACCGCCCCAAGGGCAACGGGGTGCAGGCCTCGCTGAATCTTTCCTTGTTCTGA
- a CDS encoding ABC transporter ATP-binding protein: MQLALDGISKKVGAEDWLYEMSLAPRSRAVTVLLGATQAGKTSLMRIMAGLDAPSRGRVQVDGRDVTGMPVRERNVAMVYQQFINYPSLKVADNIASPMKLRGESNIEQRVRELAQRLHIESVLDRLPAELSGGQQQRVALARALAKQAPLMLLDEPLVNLDYKLREELRDELSLLFAAGDSTVIYATTEPGEALLLGGYTAVLDAGELLQYGPTAQVFHAPRSLRVARAFSDPPMNLISAEAASLGVKLLSGPALSIPLPAAASKSLTIGVRAGSLRVERHDGDVALPGTVELAEISGSDTFVHVETAVGEVVAQLTGVHYFALGASITLYLHPEQVYVFDSAGALLVAPDGSGAKTS, from the coding sequence ATGCAGCTGGCCTTGGATGGAATCAGCAAGAAGGTTGGCGCCGAGGACTGGCTCTATGAAATGAGCTTGGCGCCCCGGTCCCGCGCGGTCACCGTGCTGCTCGGTGCCACGCAGGCCGGCAAGACCAGCCTGATGCGAATCATGGCGGGGCTGGACGCACCCAGCCGCGGCCGGGTGCAGGTGGACGGCCGCGACGTGACCGGCATGCCGGTGCGCGAGCGCAACGTGGCCATGGTCTACCAGCAATTCATCAACTACCCCTCGCTCAAGGTGGCGGACAACATCGCCTCACCGATGAAGCTGCGCGGCGAGAGCAACATCGAACAGCGTGTGCGCGAGCTGGCGCAGCGCCTGCACATCGAATCGGTCCTGGACCGGCTGCCCGCGGAGCTCTCGGGCGGGCAGCAGCAGCGGGTGGCGCTGGCCCGTGCACTGGCCAAGCAGGCGCCGCTGATGCTGCTGGACGAGCCGCTGGTCAACCTGGACTACAAGCTGCGAGAAGAACTCCGCGACGAACTGAGCCTGCTCTTTGCGGCCGGCGATTCCACCGTGATCTATGCCACCACCGAGCCGGGCGAGGCCTTGCTGCTGGGCGGCTATACCGCGGTGCTCGATGCCGGTGAACTGCTGCAATACGGGCCCACGGCGCAGGTGTTCCATGCACCCCGGTCGCTGCGCGTGGCGCGCGCCTTCAGCGACCCGCCGATGAACCTGATTTCCGCCGAGGCCGCCAGCCTGGGGGTGAAGCTGCTCTCCGGGCCCGCGCTGTCGATCCCGCTGCCGGCCGCCGCGTCCAAGTCCCTGACCATCGGGGTGCGCGCCGGTTCCTTGCGGGTGGAACGGCACGACGGCGATGTGGCCCTGCCGGGCACGGTGGAACTGGCCGAGATTTCCGGCTCCGACACCTTCGTGCACGTGGAGACGGCCGTGGGTGAAGTGGTGGCGCAACTGACCGGCGTGCACTACTTCGCCCTGGGCGCTTCGATCACGCTGTACCTTCATCCGGAACAGGTCTATGTATTCGATTCGGCCGGCGCGCTGCTGGTGGCGCCAGATGGAAGTGGGGCGAAGACTTCATGA